In Rickettsiella endosymbiont of Aleochara curtula, one genomic interval encodes:
- a CDS encoding undecaprenyldiphospho-muramoylpentapeptide beta-N-acetylglucosaminyltransferase, translated as MKEKIKIIFTGGGSSGHVTPSFPLISALWNKGVDIFYVGSKKGIEHTLIKPLKIPYFAITTGKLHRYWTWKNLLTPFQLLIGISHSFLICRKIKPDVIFSKGGFVALPVIIAAKLNGIPVVIHESDLTPGLANRLSFPFAKLICITFPETVKYFKNTSKVLLTGMPIRDALLRGSPEKGLEFCGFVDKLKPVLLIMGGGLGSIIVNESIRRLINPLTEKFQVIHICGKNKTDPAFSKIKDYKQFEYLHDEFADVLASADLVVSRAGATSIYELFALNKPNILLPLSKEASRGDQIDNAKYFAQLGLSKVIYFEEFSDEKLLKTLFESYKNLDQLKSLLTQFKPLDAAQLIVDKLLYFSINR; from the coding sequence ATGAAAGAAAAAATTAAGATTATTTTTACTGGTGGTGGATCTTCGGGGCATGTTACACCAAGTTTCCCTTTAATATCAGCTTTATGGAATAAAGGTGTTGATATCTTTTACGTCGGTTCTAAAAAAGGTATAGAACATACGCTTATTAAACCTTTAAAAATCCCTTATTTTGCGATTACTACAGGTAAATTACATCGATATTGGACATGGAAAAATCTATTAACTCCTTTCCAATTGTTGATAGGTATTTCGCATAGTTTCCTAATTTGTCGAAAAATTAAGCCGGATGTTATTTTTTCAAAAGGTGGTTTTGTTGCTTTGCCTGTCATTATCGCAGCTAAATTAAATGGCATTCCGGTTGTGATTCACGAGTCAGATTTAACCCCAGGTTTGGCCAATCGTCTCAGCTTTCCTTTTGCAAAATTGATTTGTATTACATTTCCTGAGACCGTTAAGTATTTTAAAAATACTTCTAAAGTTTTATTGACCGGCATGCCTATTCGCGATGCTTTGCTACGTGGAAGTCCAGAAAAAGGTTTAGAATTTTGCGGTTTTGTAGATAAATTAAAGCCGGTTTTATTAATCATGGGTGGTGGTTTGGGCTCGATTATTGTGAACGAAAGCATTCGTCGTTTAATTAATCCTTTAACAGAAAAATTTCAAGTTATTCATATTTGCGGCAAAAATAAAACTGATCCCGCGTTTAGTAAAATAAAAGATTATAAACAATTCGAATATTTGCATGATGAATTTGCTGATGTGTTGGCGAGTGCGGATTTAGTGGTTAGTCGAGCGGGTGCAACATCCATTTACGAGTTATTCGCCTTAAACAAGCCAAATATTTTGTTACCCTTATCAAAAGAAGCGAGCCGAGGAGATCAAATTGACAACGCAAAATATTTCGCTCAGCTAGGCTTAAGCAAGGTTATTTACTTTGAAGAATTTTCAGATGAGAAATTACTTAAGACCTTGTTCGAAAGCTATAAGAATTTGGATCAGTTAAAAAGTCTGTTAACCCAATTCAAGCCGCTCGATGCTGCCCAATTAATTGTTGATAAGCTACTATACTTTTCAATCAATCGATGA
- a CDS encoding mechanosensitive ion channel domain-containing protein, which translates to MYKLFVFLVILLGGFYSSAFAEINESPLVNLTQQQLIAEQTRSDLLKRKLEGWRNEQKVASPIINKQSLAHLDLLIAMAKADLESISLSLKTTQQSTDLIQDSIRNTPDQWEISTPGLSISQEIQLQQAQLQQTLQERRNLFNLQQKRIKVLQRSRDTVQQTINFAEEWRQSLQRNYQLQQQTHRQESLDVLAGRLQLDQQNWMQRLKQWSEELKKAETTGFINNYSYDQIEFNIFEAEEKNNLLETELNTAKISNKLQDLGSAFNQKLSLSTLSNLQHQIENLSEQINTSLDLFHNKVKFLKNYLNLINKDLQEREPNFANDQAKLAPLREIILGYQNLLVKMQQLSKEADAQQVLIAKQLKLQLANRQALPGWNVNAWIGLGQTIFQIPRLTVDKLAGLYEPVFNKLELVSNWQWFIVLLGALIWFATWLKLRRFLAVDRVRLQQRSRGFFSAQTVIVVLQLLQRHLSGIMLLAGLIGLLFLLNIPIKLFSLIISMGIVCLIFSIVIQLAHILLLENTTDESGHDVKLYYRLRTTLLIGGIVTLATILVNQLPVNYEVQDLFGRLFMLFLLIVALVLMKSWEVVPTLLEPYIENKHAYLKRVIRWLSFLIPFSLLTNALIGLVGYVELAWAIAHYQGLFLVALTAYLLLRGLLDELIRWASEQCIRHFRNGWLWSQALLKPFHQILKLALLILSIMGLFELYGWGDRVPLLNTSLAKLLSMKLFVIASTATVTGLTILQLAVLIVILIWIAHWSREFAYRWLFAHTKDLGLRNSLAIFTHYTLIAIGITIGLNILGLNWGNISVILGLFSLGVGLGLRDLFNNFFTGIFLLLERPVKVGDWVTVGNYDGQVSHIGARSITVTTDDRQELLVPNADIFSKNFINWTHRDSVVRALVTIRTNRKDNPQRIKDIILEVLATIPKILTNPKPEVYFKEIDKVLLEFKVEYYVDLNHISSRSGVRSQFLFSLWDRFTNEGILPPEAPHDVHLEGKLELNPKPSV; encoded by the coding sequence TTGTACAAGCTATTTGTTTTTTTAGTTATTTTATTGGGCGGTTTTTATTCCTCAGCTTTTGCTGAGATTAATGAATCTCCTTTAGTGAATTTGACTCAGCAACAATTAATCGCTGAGCAAACGCGTAGTGATTTACTTAAAAGAAAGTTAGAGGGATGGCGTAATGAACAGAAGGTTGCTTCACCTATTATTAACAAACAATCTCTGGCGCATCTGGATTTATTGATTGCCATGGCAAAAGCTGATTTAGAAAGTATCAGCTTAAGCCTAAAAACAACCCAACAATCTACCGATTTGATTCAAGATTCTATTCGCAACACGCCTGATCAATGGGAAATTTCAACACCAGGTTTATCTATTTCCCAAGAAATTCAACTGCAACAGGCACAATTACAACAAACTTTGCAAGAGCGGCGAAATTTATTCAATTTACAACAAAAACGCATCAAGGTTTTGCAACGTTCGCGCGATACGGTGCAACAAACTATTAATTTTGCTGAAGAATGGCGTCAAAGTTTGCAGAGAAATTATCAATTACAGCAACAGACCCATCGACAAGAGTCTCTGGATGTATTAGCCGGGCGTCTACAACTGGATCAACAAAATTGGATGCAACGCCTAAAACAATGGAGTGAAGAATTAAAAAAGGCCGAAACAACAGGGTTCATCAATAATTACTCTTATGATCAAATTGAGTTTAATATATTTGAGGCGGAAGAAAAAAATAATTTACTCGAGACAGAGCTAAACACCGCTAAAATATCTAATAAATTACAAGATTTAGGTTCTGCATTTAATCAAAAACTATCCTTAAGTACACTGAGTAATTTGCAACATCAAATTGAGAATCTAAGTGAGCAAATAAATACTTCGCTTGACTTATTTCATAATAAAGTCAAATTTCTAAAAAATTACTTGAATTTAATCAATAAAGATCTGCAAGAAAGAGAACCTAACTTTGCGAATGATCAGGCAAAATTAGCGCCATTAAGAGAAATTATTCTTGGCTATCAAAATTTGTTGGTAAAAATGCAACAATTGTCCAAAGAAGCCGATGCGCAACAAGTTCTTATAGCAAAACAATTAAAACTACAACTAGCAAATAGACAAGCCTTGCCAGGTTGGAATGTGAATGCCTGGATCGGTTTGGGCCAAACCATTTTTCAAATTCCTCGCTTAACCGTAGATAAATTAGCAGGACTTTACGAGCCTGTTTTTAACAAATTAGAATTAGTATCAAATTGGCAATGGTTCATAGTATTGCTCGGTGCGCTTATCTGGTTTGCTACCTGGTTAAAATTAAGAAGATTTTTGGCCGTGGATAGAGTGCGTTTGCAGCAACGTAGTAGAGGTTTTTTTTCAGCGCAAACAGTAATAGTGGTATTGCAATTGTTGCAGCGTCATTTATCCGGAATTATGTTATTGGCAGGTTTAATAGGATTATTGTTTTTATTAAATATTCCGATCAAATTATTTTCTTTGATAATTAGTATGGGCATTGTTTGTTTGATATTTAGTATTGTTATTCAGCTCGCCCATATTTTATTGCTTGAAAATACCACGGATGAAAGTGGTCATGATGTCAAGCTTTATTATCGTTTACGGACCACATTATTGATCGGCGGTATAGTGACTTTAGCAACTATTTTAGTTAATCAATTACCCGTTAATTACGAAGTTCAGGATTTGTTTGGCCGTTTATTCATGTTGTTTCTACTTATCGTAGCTTTAGTCTTGATGAAGAGTTGGGAAGTTGTTCCAACATTGTTAGAGCCTTATATAGAAAACAAGCATGCTTATTTAAAGCGGGTTATCCGCTGGTTAAGTTTCTTAATTCCATTTAGTTTATTAACCAATGCTTTAATAGGATTAGTCGGATATGTCGAACTAGCTTGGGCCATCGCACACTACCAAGGTCTATTTTTGGTTGCTTTGACTGCTTATTTATTACTTCGAGGACTTTTAGATGAGTTAATCCGTTGGGCGTCGGAGCAATGTATTCGTCATTTCAGAAATGGTTGGTTGTGGAGCCAGGCTCTATTAAAACCATTTCATCAAATTTTAAAATTAGCATTATTAATTTTATCAATAATGGGCCTATTCGAACTTTATGGCTGGGGTGATCGTGTTCCTTTATTGAATACTAGCTTAGCAAAGTTACTCTCTATGAAATTATTTGTTATAGCCAGTACAGCAACGGTAACGGGCTTAACGATTTTACAATTAGCCGTGCTAATAGTAATTTTAATTTGGATAGCCCACTGGTCTAGAGAATTTGCTTATCGGTGGCTGTTTGCACATACCAAAGATTTAGGTTTACGCAATAGCTTAGCAATTTTTACTCATTACACGCTTATTGCTATTGGAATTACGATTGGCTTAAATATTTTAGGCTTAAATTGGGGAAATATATCCGTTATTTTAGGTCTTTTTTCCTTGGGTGTGGGATTAGGATTAAGAGATTTGTTTAATAATTTCTTTACCGGAATTTTTTTACTGCTTGAAAGACCTGTTAAGGTTGGAGATTGGGTTACCGTTGGTAATTATGATGGCCAAGTATCACATATTGGAGCTCGTTCGATTACCGTGACAACGGATGATCGCCAAGAATTATTAGTTCCTAATGCGGATATTTTTAGCAAAAATTTTATTAATTGGACGCACCGCGATAGTGTAGTACGCGCTTTAGTAACTATTAGAACGAATAGAAAAGATAATCCGCAACGTATAAAAGATATTATTTTAGAAGTACTAGCGACAATACCCAAAATTTTAACAAATCCTAAACCAGAGGTATATTTTAAAGAAATTGATAAGGTTTTGTTAGAGTTTAAAGTTGAATATTATGTTGATTTGAATCATATTAGCTCCCGTTCTGGTGTACGTTCGCAATTTTTATTTAGCTTATGGGATCGCTTCACTAATGAAGGTATTTTACCGCCAGAGGCTCCGCATGATGTACACCTCGAAGGTAAGTTAGAACTGAATCCCAAACCATCGGTTTAA
- a CDS encoding autotransporter assembly complex family protein, with amino-acid sequence MRIKIRLAVACLALVNILFIPLGYAEYPRVAYQIQGLNPDLMGPIQQRLDSSLQGLVDPSNEDVQFWYQHSVSEIKQSLAAYGYFKPSIKHSLKKINANWNASYQISVGPLLKITTLKISVDNRKADPKITKLISDFPLHRGDIFNSEVYEEAKQKLLAKIVAKAYLSAYFSKHTILINRQAYTAKLILTLNIGPRYYFGPITFQQSILNNSLLQRYIPFKLGDPYSSTKLLKLQDNLNKSGYFQNVSIPDAPINKQNQNLPIDFILTPRPSQQYLAGIGYGTDVGIRGKLGWESRYLNKAGHRLNILSQLSKIQNSLQTTYTIPGKHPNTDNYNINFAIVRKELTQVITTTQQIGIGSVDKWKGWQRNLFLNYQIERFNYLNQPKTNSHLLTPGINLSYSKFDNPLFALHGYQLDLRLQGADRNLLSNTSFLQTQIQGKYILSWDDNSRLLFRGNVGYTLTPSLENFPPSLLFYAGGSQSVRGYAYQSLGPARYLMSGSVEYQHRLINNFYGAVFFDAGNAVNNFPINLKKGTGIGLVWASPLGPMEITAGKALDLPGRPIRFQFTMGFDFL; translated from the coding sequence ATGAGAATAAAAATAAGATTGGCTGTAGCTTGCTTGGCGCTAGTAAATATCCTTTTTATCCCTTTGGGATATGCAGAATATCCTCGCGTGGCTTACCAAATACAGGGCCTCAATCCAGACCTTATGGGTCCTATTCAACAACGTCTGGATAGTAGCCTGCAAGGCTTAGTCGACCCGTCCAATGAAGATGTTCAATTCTGGTATCAACATTCTGTCTCTGAGATTAAACAATCATTGGCAGCTTATGGGTATTTCAAGCCATCTATTAAACACTCATTAAAAAAAATCAACGCTAATTGGAATGCTAGCTATCAAATTTCTGTAGGTCCTCTGTTAAAAATCACGACTTTAAAAATTTCAGTTGACAATCGAAAAGCAGATCCAAAAATAACAAAATTAATATCTGATTTTCCTCTACATCGAGGTGATATCTTTAATAGTGAAGTTTATGAAGAAGCAAAGCAAAAATTACTCGCTAAGATTGTTGCAAAAGCTTACCTTTCTGCTTATTTTTCAAAACATACCATTTTAATTAACCGACAAGCTTACACAGCTAAGCTCATCCTTACTTTAAATATCGGCCCACGTTATTATTTTGGTCCTATTACTTTCCAGCAATCGATACTCAATAATAGTCTATTACAACGTTATATCCCTTTTAAATTGGGTGATCCTTATTCTTCAACTAAACTTTTAAAACTACAAGATAATTTAAACAAAAGTGGATATTTTCAAAACGTTTCGATTCCTGATGCGCCTATCAACAAACAAAATCAAAATTTACCCATTGATTTTATATTAACACCGCGTCCATCTCAGCAATATTTAGCAGGGATAGGTTATGGTACGGATGTAGGTATTCGTGGAAAGCTAGGCTGGGAATCTCGTTATCTAAATAAAGCCGGTCACCGCTTAAATATTTTATCTCAGCTATCTAAAATACAGAATAGCCTACAAACAACTTACACTATCCCTGGAAAACATCCCAATACTGACAATTACAATATTAATTTTGCTATCGTCAGAAAAGAACTTACTCAAGTAATTACAACCACGCAACAAATAGGCATAGGCAGCGTGGATAAATGGAAAGGCTGGCAACGCAATTTATTTTTAAACTATCAAATTGAACGTTTCAACTATCTCAATCAACCTAAGACTAACTCACATCTATTAACTCCAGGTATAAATTTATCCTATAGCAAATTTGATAACCCGCTTTTTGCATTACATGGCTATCAGTTAGATCTCAGATTACAGGGGGCAGATAGAAATTTATTATCTAATACCAGTTTTTTACAAACACAAATACAAGGGAAATATATACTGAGCTGGGATGATAACAGTCGCTTACTGTTTCGCGGTAATGTCGGTTATACACTAACTCCTAGTCTGGAAAATTTTCCTCCTTCTTTGCTTTTTTATGCGGGAGGAAGCCAAAGTGTACGTGGATATGCATATCAATCCTTAGGCCCCGCACGTTATTTAATGTCAGGAAGTGTCGAATATCAGCATCGACTTATTAATAATTTTTATGGCGCTGTTTTTTTTGATGCTGGAAATGCCGTTAATAATTTTCCCATTAATTTGAAAAAAGGAACGGGTATTGGCTTGGTTTGGGCTTCTCCCTTAGGGCCTATGGAAATTACCGCAGGTAAAGCCTTGGATCTTCCTGGACGCCCCATAAGATTTCAATTTACCATGGGGTTTGATTTCTTATGA
- a CDS encoding translocation/assembly module TamB domain-containing protein gives MINNKKLFLVSWLLRSLLASVFLLSSYIVLNTERGLETVVLIGKQFLPGQLRVNVIHGRLLGPIQLKELTYQNNKINLTISEVKFEGYWRDLLQGKLNLGPIYVDNLNLFVKQQSNQKKSNPSQRKNFQIPKIFHFLKFDSVVIHQMNIQSNNLHLELQGSIQQQWHINWQLDIKDPTSYVRNLQGKVALQGSINGIFQQPEFNLIFKKTNLEWKEWQVEQIQAELNIDTKNKKWLFNIAAAQLSNTSFQLAPLQLNLSGSLSPFSLRGNLSEFKLNRLVQNEQFPKIIIPNTQINSHVSKYGLETSLQTFKGNTNQLFAYLLLPNYQARSWLRATQPVHASIDLNFKDLNFLSQLFPDVKHNKGNFYTQLKISGLINKPLFNLTLNLQQASLDIPDLGLNLKNINYQLHTHKNNLIGTGQIQSGKGSLELQTTTDLLKPNLPTLIDLQGKDVTIIHNPEYQITATPKLKIHADIQQIETDGYILFPKARIKINPKNNNLIELSNDIVFVGDKKKTFTFPFVLKNTIKLEAGDDIHLQYQGLNTKLKGSLTINQDSDHPLLATGQLKLFPGEYSYYGQSLKLKPNASLNFANTPINNPVVNITASRNILILPVSTADTSTDIKSKLGSSNFIQSAMSSSQSIPTQLEVGLHVRGTLQNPHIILFADPSNIIRSQLDMLSYLITGQASNQLSAASTQLLLNAAANLGSEKNNIGQLISKVQQEIGLDQLTIGSKPIFNPTTNSLQQNTSLIVGKNLSPKLNVSYSLGLLDQISILEINYLLNKNFSLQTTSSNFANGLDLLYKLEKH, from the coding sequence ATGATAAATAACAAGAAATTATTTTTGGTGAGCTGGTTGTTGAGAAGCTTATTAGCCAGTGTTTTTTTATTAAGTAGTTATATAGTTCTTAACACAGAAAGAGGTTTAGAAACGGTTGTATTAATCGGAAAACAATTTCTGCCGGGCCAATTAAGAGTAAATGTTATACATGGACGGCTGTTAGGCCCAATACAACTAAAAGAATTAACTTATCAAAATAATAAAATTAACCTCACTATTTCTGAAGTGAAGTTTGAAGGTTATTGGCGCGATTTATTACAAGGAAAATTAAATTTAGGTCCAATTTATGTCGATAATTTAAATCTTTTTGTAAAACAGCAATCTAATCAAAAAAAATCCAATCCTTCTCAGAGAAAAAATTTTCAAATTCCTAAAATATTTCATTTTTTAAAATTCGATTCGGTTGTTATTCATCAAATGAATATTCAGTCGAACAACTTACACCTGGAATTACAAGGCTCCATTCAACAGCAATGGCACATTAATTGGCAGTTAGATATTAAAGATCCAACAAGCTATGTTCGCAATCTACAAGGCAAAGTAGCTTTACAAGGGTCAATAAACGGAATTTTCCAACAGCCTGAATTTAACCTGATTTTTAAGAAAACAAATCTGGAATGGAAAGAATGGCAAGTCGAACAAATTCAGGCTGAACTGAATATAGACACTAAAAATAAAAAATGGCTTTTTAATATAGCTGCTGCTCAGCTCAGTAATACATCATTTCAGCTTGCACCTCTACAATTAAACTTATCTGGATCTTTATCACCATTTTCTTTACGAGGAAATTTATCTGAATTTAAACTAAATAGATTAGTTCAAAATGAACAGTTTCCAAAAATAATAATTCCTAATACACAAATTAATAGTCATGTATCGAAATATGGATTAGAAACTTCACTACAAACATTTAAAGGAAATACGAACCAATTATTTGCTTACCTATTACTACCGAATTATCAAGCACGCTCGTGGCTGAGAGCCACACAACCGGTACATGCTAGCATTGATTTAAACTTTAAAGATTTAAATTTTTTGAGCCAATTATTTCCTGATGTTAAACATAATAAAGGAAATTTTTATACTCAATTGAAAATTTCAGGTTTAATAAATAAGCCTCTATTTAATCTAACGCTTAATCTTCAGCAAGCTAGCTTAGATATTCCTGATTTAGGACTTAATTTAAAAAATATAAACTATCAGTTACACACCCATAAGAATAATTTAATAGGCACTGGCCAAATTCAATCTGGAAAGGGATCCTTAGAGCTTCAAACTACAACCGATCTATTAAAACCAAATTTACCGACATTAATCGATTTACAAGGAAAAGATGTCACTATAATTCATAATCCAGAATATCAAATTACTGCTACGCCAAAATTAAAAATTCATGCCGATATTCAACAAATTGAAACGGATGGTTATATCTTATTTCCAAAAGCTAGAATTAAAATTAATCCTAAAAATAATAATTTAATTGAATTGTCTAATGACATAGTGTTTGTGGGGGATAAGAAAAAAACTTTTACTTTCCCTTTTGTTTTGAAAAATACTATTAAATTAGAAGCCGGTGATGATATTCATTTGCAATATCAAGGACTCAACACTAAATTAAAGGGTTCACTTACAATAAATCAAGATTCGGATCATCCATTATTAGCCACAGGACAACTAAAGCTTTTTCCAGGTGAATATAGCTATTATGGTCAAAGCTTAAAATTAAAACCTAATGCTTCATTAAATTTCGCCAATACACCCATTAATAATCCTGTAGTAAATATTACGGCCAGTCGAAATATTTTAATCTTGCCTGTATCTACTGCTGATACCTCTACCGATATTAAATCTAAGCTTGGCTCGAGTAATTTTATTCAATCCGCAATGTCTTCTTCTCAATCTATACCGACTCAGTTAGAAGTGGGCCTACATGTGAGAGGGACACTACAAAATCCTCATATCATTCTATTCGCCGATCCTTCTAATATTATTAGATCGCAATTAGATATGCTTTCCTATTTAATTACCGGCCAAGCCAGCAATCAACTAAGTGCCGCAAGTACACAATTATTATTAAATGCTGCTGCCAATTTAGGGAGTGAAAAAAATAATATTGGTCAGCTTATTAGCAAAGTGCAACAGGAAATAGGTTTAGATCAATTAACTATCGGGTCTAAACCCATCTTTAATCCCACTACCAATAGCTTACAACAGAATACTTCATTGATAGTCGGCAAAAATCTTTCACCTAAACTTAATGTATCTTATAGCCTAGGCTTGCTGGATCAAATCAGTATTTTAGAAATAAATTATCTTTTAAATAAAAATTTTTCGTTACAAACTACCAGTAGCAACTTCGCTAATGGCTTAGACTTACTTTATAAACTTGAAAAGCATTAG
- a CDS encoding D-alanyl-D-alanine carboxypeptidase family protein — MFKRYSLCFTLIFLIVGLFGSVCKADPVIPITAPAAAQPTLTPIAPSVNAKAYLLMDAYSGKVLASENIDERVAPASLTKMMTSYVVSMALQQGHIHPADLVTISEAAWKTGGSKMFVKVGDKVSVQDLMQGMIVDSGNDACVAMAEYVAGSQESFVNLMNQQAARLGMSNTHFVDVDGLPDPSHYSTARDMSILARALILDFPEDYKWYSQKWFSYNGIKQPNRNRLLWRDPDVDGIKTGHTNEAGFCLAASGQKNGLRLITIVMGAPTDEMRAQDSQKLLTYGFRFFESHKLYNAGVNLATTRIWFAQRPQIKVGVAQDLYATLPLGSNKKPATTMTFTPNLKAPIKKGEVIGQIDVVLNDKSIASAPLIALESLSKGGIWRNLVDRTNLLFNKI, encoded by the coding sequence ATGTTTAAGCGATATTCACTGTGTTTTACTCTCATATTCTTAATAGTGGGGTTATTCGGCTCAGTATGCAAAGCTGATCCAGTGATACCAATAACAGCTCCCGCTGCTGCACAACCTACATTGACACCGATTGCTCCTAGCGTAAATGCTAAAGCATACCTATTAATGGATGCCTATAGCGGTAAAGTTTTAGCAAGTGAAAATATTGATGAGCGCGTCGCTCCTGCCAGCTTAACTAAAATGATGACTTCTTATGTTGTGTCTATGGCTTTGCAACAAGGGCATATACATCCCGCTGATTTAGTAACCATTAGCGAAGCTGCTTGGAAAACAGGCGGCTCTAAAATGTTTGTTAAGGTTGGTGATAAAGTCAGTGTGCAAGACTTAATGCAAGGTATGATAGTTGATTCAGGTAATGATGCCTGTGTGGCCATGGCCGAATATGTTGCGGGAAGTCAGGAGTCTTTTGTTAATTTAATGAATCAGCAAGCAGCAAGATTGGGTATGAGCAACACTCATTTTGTTGATGTAGATGGATTACCCGATCCTAGCCATTACTCCACTGCACGTGATATGTCCATTTTAGCGCGCGCATTAATCCTTGATTTTCCTGAAGACTATAAATGGTATTCGCAAAAATGGTTTTCTTACAACGGAATTAAACAACCCAATCGTAATCGCTTACTATGGCGTGATCCCGATGTGGATGGAATTAAAACAGGCCATACCAATGAAGCAGGTTTTTGTTTGGCTGCTTCAGGTCAAAAAAACGGTTTGCGTTTAATTACCATCGTTATGGGAGCCCCTACTGATGAAATGCGCGCACAAGATAGCCAAAAATTACTGACGTATGGGTTTCGTTTTTTTGAATCACATAAGTTATATAACGCAGGGGTTAATTTGGCCACCACTAGGATTTGGTTTGCCCAACGTCCGCAAATTAAAGTTGGTGTAGCGCAAGATCTCTATGCAACGCTTCCACTTGGTTCAAATAAAAAACCCGCAACGACCATGACTTTTACACCGAATTTAAAAGCGCCGATTAAAAAAGGTGAGGTCATTGGTCAAATCGATGTGGTATTAAACGATAAATCTATTGCCTCAGCGCCGCTTATTGCTTTAGAAAGTTTATCAAAAGGCGGTATATGGCGTAATTTAGTCGATCGTACCAATTTACTTTTCAATAAAATCTAG
- a CDS encoding M20/M25/M40 family metallo-hydrolase, with product MKAFLLIIFCSQLLFAQIVKAQATPIETQVKAYIAKQQSEQLSLLEKLVNINSGTANIVGVHQIGEILRPLFEQLDFKTYWVEEPSYMQRAGTLVAEHLGIKGKRILIIGHLDTVFAKESLFQKFEHHGDKATGPGVIDDKGGDVVILYALKSLQNANVLGDMNITIVLTGDEEDSGKPTSISREPLFKVAQHSDVALGFEWATLPNTVTIARRGVAHWQINTQGNGSHSMGIFKKPADYGAIFELTRILDTMRNQLGAEKDLSFSPGLILGGTNVNYNADKFGGEAYGKDNIVAKTAMATGDLRFISPQQEISAKEHIAKIVKQHLSSATGSVSFQEGIPSMPPTANNIELLKKYSAISISLGYGHVSPLDPGLRGAADISHIAAITQANLDGLGPVGTGAHSEKETLDIKSLPIQTQKAAILMYRLACNR from the coding sequence ATGAAAGCATTTTTATTAATTATTTTCTGTTCCCAGTTACTTTTTGCACAAATAGTAAAAGCTCAGGCAACACCCATAGAAACCCAAGTGAAAGCTTACATTGCTAAACAGCAATCAGAACAACTCTCATTATTAGAAAAATTGGTCAATATCAATAGTGGTACGGCTAATATTGTTGGTGTTCATCAAATAGGTGAAATTTTAAGGCCTCTCTTCGAGCAACTTGATTTTAAGACCTATTGGGTTGAAGAACCAAGTTATATGCAACGAGCCGGAACTCTGGTTGCAGAACATCTAGGCATAAAAGGGAAAAGGATATTAATAATTGGGCATCTTGATACAGTGTTTGCCAAAGAAAGTCTATTTCAGAAATTTGAACATCACGGAGATAAAGCGACTGGACCCGGTGTAATTGATGATAAGGGCGGAGATGTAGTCATTCTTTATGCCTTAAAGTCATTGCAGAATGCCAATGTTTTAGGTGATATGAATATTACAATTGTCCTGACTGGAGATGAGGAGGATTCAGGAAAACCCACCAGTATTTCGAGAGAACCATTATTCAAAGTAGCTCAGCATAGTGATGTTGCTTTAGGTTTTGAATGGGCCACGCTCCCAAATACTGTTACCATTGCTCGCCGCGGTGTTGCTCATTGGCAGATAAATACTCAAGGTAATGGTAGCCATTCAATGGGAATATTTAAAAAACCAGCGGATTATGGTGCTATTTTTGAATTAACGCGTATTCTTGACACGATGCGTAATCAACTGGGTGCTGAAAAGGATTTATCTTTTAGTCCTGGCCTTATATTAGGTGGGACTAACGTTAATTATAATGCCGATAAATTTGGTGGTGAAGCGTATGGAAAAGATAATATTGTTGCTAAAACCGCAATGGCTACAGGCGATTTACGCTTTATATCTCCTCAACAAGAGATTAGCGCAAAAGAGCATATCGCGAAGATAGTCAAGCAACATTTATCCAGTGCTACTGGGAGCGTTAGTTTTCAGGAAGGAATTCCAAGTATGCCCCCCACTGCTAATAATATTGAACTACTTAAAAAATATAGTGCAATTAGTATTAGCCTGGGTTACGGGCACGTCTCGCCTCTAGATCCGGGCTTGCGGGGAGCCGCTGATATTTCTCATATTGCCGCGATTACGCAAGCTAATTTAGATGGTTTAGGCCCTGTTGGTACGGGGGCGCATTCAGAAAAAGAAACATTGGACATTAAGTCATTGCCTATACAGACACAGAAAGCAGCCATCTTGATGTATCGTTTAGCCTGTAATCGTTAA